A single Anopheles maculipalpis chromosome 3RL, idAnoMacuDA_375_x, whole genome shotgun sequence DNA region contains:
- the LOC126561510 gene encoding calcium homeostasis endoplasmic reticulum protein, translating into MEIPAPSPPNDIELRNIIDKLADFVARNGPEFESMTKSKQRGNPKFAFLYGGEFYNYYQYKVITKQAMMKQQQQQPQQNMSLPPLMGQHGIPPLLAGFAQQPPPQAQQLPPVAMQQQHQQQLLHQQQSQAQLATSANSNAGNGSSNAMPQIWSNPPPVNTGPSNAAAQIVANNLNSQLTAQLEALTKQQQALTEQIRQSEMNLTAQHGVLLQQQQVQIDEALIRAQEEMLINQSKEYNIPLHEFDSKLQPIIDSCTKDSISNGKGWILQHCTDSGKCQIISQYLLRKALIAGVLFTQKLHLIYLVNDVIHHCNKSCSIRKNADELKKCLESAVIPMFCNAQITANDEQRVKLTKLLSLWESKGNFFDACVISKLKSPPSSLQEYQTSLLTQHANVVAAITQATKTTFENYQQQHQAFVQHATQQIAMLEKQKQQHLEQQARKAGAHGGALVGGPPPLLPELIAAVANSGGPVNGGGLVGPSLPTAGPPGPQQQQPPPSQAGDRGGSGPLPGGNGGGGQIPSLLDQNINFGLLSAALQKLKNIQDNGPPPGVAVVGGNGNNMTAQQQAPPPPPPPSSQAPSGREGDNCGDYTQPPPNFPIPDLSRPPPNFQYGTNLPPPPGGDVLSSSNNNSSGMPPDHRLAQHHHHPDGRSNDDRDDRQLAPSSGMMPDDRDLDDLDQDQPELTDDHDQQQQEEAEPVVPPTPVKIPYFELPAGLMVPLIRLEDYSYHPLDPDEIRLPPPTPTNDRLVSAVEAFYAPPSHERPRDGEGWEKLALYEYFKVKNASRKQKEDEIDRGLRDRSRSPSPINPDLLKATKKQKKRTYRSKSRSRSRSRSPADNGALYAGQQQQPLHGTARNNQRHHRNHRSRSRSRSRSRSRSPSRRSPSSAGGPASMPVSTSARPSRSRSPARRDHREPRAGGGGRDIRRSPTPPSFGAGGYMKAASSFLEEGTNKPGSSGIGPIGGGNHQFHNTMKGGGGGGGGGNSGPSGAMGGDRIGLGATIEPVRQETYNPADPYESFRKNKGAAFITRMKARADERN; encoded by the exons ATGGAAATACCAGCACCGTCACCACCAAATG ATATCGAGCTACGGAACATAATCGACAAACTAGCCGATTTTGTGGCACGAAATGGACCAGAGTTTGAATCGATGACCAAATCTAAACAGCGAGGCAACCCAAAGTTTGCGTTCCTGTACGGCGGCGAATTTTACAATTACTATCAGTACAAAGTGATTACCAAGCAAGCAA TGatgaagcagcaacaacagcaaccacaacaaaacatgTCTTTGCCACCGTTAATGGGCCAGCACGGTATACCTCCACTGTTGGCCGGTTTTGCACAGCAACCGCCACCGCAAGCACAACAACTACCCCCGGTCGCtatgcagcaacagcaccagcaacaactcCTACATCAACAACAGTCCCAAGCGCAACTGGCGACCTCTGCAAATTCGAACGCTGGCAACGGTTCATCTAACGCGATGCCCCAAATATGGTCCAATCCTCCGCCGGTAAACACCGGCCCATCGAACGCCGCCGCACAGATTGTGGCCAACAATCTAAACAGTCAACTGACGGCACAACTGGAAGCACTTACCAAACAGCAGCAAGCTTTAACCGAACAAATACGCCAGTCGGAAATGAATCTCACCGCACAGCATGGG GTTCTactacaacagcaacaagtgCAAATTGACGAAGCTCTCATACGTGCACAGGAAGAGATGCTTATCAACCAGTCGAAGGAATACAATATTCCACTGCACGAGTTCGACAGCAAGCTGCAGCCGATTATTGATTCTTGCACGAAAGACAGTATATCGAATG GAAAAGGCTGGATTTTACAGCATTGTACCGATTCGGGAAAATGTCAAATTATTTCGCAGTATCTTTTGAGAAA GGCGTTAATAGCTGGAGTTTTATTTACGCAAAAATTGCACCTGATATATTTAGTAAATGATGTTATACATCATTG TAACAAATCTTGCAGCATCCGGAAAAATGCCGACGAGCTGAAGAAATGTCTGGAAAGTGCGGTAATTCCGATGTTTTGCAACGCTCAGATTA CCGCCAATGATGAACAAAGGGTAAAGCTAACCAAGCTCCTGTCGCTGTGGGAATCGAAGGGAAACTTCTTCGATGCTTGCGTCATATCGAAGTTAAAGTCCCCGCCTTCATCGCTGCAAGAGTACCAAACCAGTCTGCTGACACAGCACGCGAACGTGGTCGCGGCAATTACTCAAGCGACAAAGACTACGTTTGAAAA ctaccaacagcaacatcaagcATTTGTGCAACATGCCACACAACAGATAGCAAtgttggaaaagcaaaaacagcaacacctcgAACAGCAGGCACGTAAAGCCGGTGCCCACGGTGGCGCTCTAGTCGGTGGTCCACCACCATTGCTCCCTGAACTGATAGCGGCCGTAGCGAACAGTGGTGGTCCGGTGAATGGTGGTGGTCTCGTTGGCCCTTCACTACCTACCGCTGGTCCTCCTGgaccgcaacaacaacaacctccCCCATCACAAGCTGGTGATCGTGGCGGTTCGGGACCACTACCcggtggtaatggtggtggcgGACAGATTCCTTCGCTTTTAGATCAAAATATTAACTTTGGATTGCTTTCGGCTGCGTTGCAAAAGCTTAAAAACATACAAGACAATGGTCCTCCTCCGGGAGTTGCTGTCGTTGGTGGGAATGGGAATAATATGACCGCCCAACAGCAagcacctccaccaccaccacccccatcATCACAGGCACCGTCTGGGCGTGAGGGGGACAATTGCGGTGATTATACACAGCCACCTCCGAACTTCCCAATTCCGGATCTGTCCCGACCACCACCAAACTTCCAGTACGGTACGAaccttccaccaccacccgggGGGGATGTTCTGagcagtagcaacaacaaTAGCAGCGGGATGCCACCAGACCATCGGCTcgcacagcatcatcatcatcccgatGGCCGTTCGAATGACGATCGGGATGATCGACAGCTTGCACCCTCCAGTGGCATGATGCCGGACGATCGTGATCTGGACGATTTAGATCAGGATCAGCCGGAACTGACGGACGATCAcgatcagcaacagcaggaagAGGCGGAACCGGTTGTACCTCCAACGCCCGTGAAGATTCCTTACTTTGAACTTCCGGCCGGTTTAATGGTTCCGCTGATACGGCTCGAGGATTACAGCTATCATCCGCTCGATCCGGACGAAATTCGGTTGCCTCCGCCGACGCCAACCAACGATCGATTGGTTAGTGCCGTAGAAGCGTTCTACGCTCCACCGAGCCACGAACGGCCACGGGATGG CGAAGGATGGGAAAAGCTAGCACTGTACGAATACTTCAAGGTAAAGAATGCTTCCCGCAAGCAGAAGGAGGATGAAATTGATCGTGGGCTGCGCGATCGGTCCCGCTCACCTTCACCGATCAATCCGGACTTGCTGAAAGCGacgaaaaagcagaaaaagcgCACATATCGCTCGAAAAGTCGTTCCCGTTCCCGGTCTCGGTCGCCGGCCGATAATGGAGCGCTGTATGcaggccagcagcagcagccgctgcACGGTACCGCTCGCAATAATCAACGCCACCATCGGAACCACCGATCGCGCAGTAGATCACGGTCTCGGTCACGTTCACGGTCACCTTCTAGGAGGTCTCCTTCGTCGGCAGGAGGACCAGCTTCAATGCCCGTATCAACTTCTGCTCGACCGAGCCGAAGTCGATCACCGGCCCGACGGGATCATCGTGAGCCacgtgctggtggtggtgggcgtGATATTAGAcgttcaccaacaccaccgagCTTTGGTGCGGGTGGATACATGAAGGCGGCTAGCAGTTTCCTCGAGGAAGGCACCAATAAACCGGGCAGCAGTGGTATCGGACCCATCGGAGGAGGTAACCATCAATTTCATAACACAATGaaaggaggtggtggtggtggtgggggtggCAATAGTGGTCCGAGTGGCGCCATGGGAGGTGATCGTATAGGGCTGGGGGCAACGATAGAACCGGTGCGCCAGGAAACGTACAATCCGGCCGATCCTTACGAAAGCTTTCGTAAGAATAAAGGGGCTGCTTTCATTACGCGCATGAAGGCACGGGCGGATGAGCGGAACTAA
- the LOC126562555 gene encoding mitochondrial E3 ubiquitin protein ligase 1 — MEYLQEAVLLGIDLLVLVVCTNQYYKLRKNCRALKDAPQLPIDDQLSDRLRNEPERKLEYAVIRGSVTPIGTALRSAMSPSVTGVLQTMTLTEHRVARAMFGFWQEEKQIIHVSANETPFKLVNGKHGVEIISGLSAELLDMDTVYENYEPSSLTVFDHLFGLFSGVRQKGLQTTEEMLRDGSFITAVGELELDDTGVRLHPPSNGSPMFLTTATKSTLLKRLEEAKSSTLLKVILTGTISAVLIGLITRKIYKRKKQEWEEDKLRKQLEQSRATRRARMRSAVISEDQLCVVCIVNPKEVICLPCGHVCLCENCAQKISLHCPVCRAVIEQKAAAFIS, encoded by the exons ATGGAATACCTGCAAGAAGCGGTACTGCTAGGCATCGATCTCTTAGTGCTGGTGGTGTGTACCAATCAATACTATAAGCTTAGGAAAAATTGTCGTGCGCTGAAG gATGCACCCCAACTTCCAATCGACGACCAGCTGTCCGATCGGCTTCGCAACGAACCAGAACGGAAGCTCGAATATGCTGTTATACGGGGCAGTGTCACACCGATCGGGACTGCACTGCGGAGTGCCATGTCCCCTTCGGTTACCGGAGTGCTGCAGACGATGACCTTAAC CGAGCATCGTGTGGCACGCGCAATGTTTGGCTTTTGgcaggaggaaaaacaaatcattcacGTGTCGGCAAACGAAACACCGTTCAAGCTTGTCAATGGCAAACACGGGGTAGAAATCATCAGCGGTCTCTCGGCGGAACTCTTAGATATGGACACGGTGTACGAAAACTATGAACCATCTTCCCTGACCGTGTTCGACCATCTGTTCGGACTGTTTTCGGGTGTACGGCAAAAAGGCCTGCAAACGACGGAAGAGATGCTGCGCGACGGTAGCTTCATCACGGCCGTCGGTGAGCTCGAGCTGGACGATACCGGCGTCCGGCTACATCCACCGTCAAACGGTTCGCCCATGTTTCTTACCACCGCCACCAAAAGCACACTCTTAAAGCGTCTCGAGGAGGCCAAGTCTTCCACGCTGCTGAAGGTAATCCTGACCGGTACGATATCGGCCGTACTGATCGGACTAATTACGAGAAAGATTTACAAGCGCAAAAAGCAAGAATGGGAAGAGGATAAACTGCGCAAACAGTTGGAACAATCCCGTGCAACGCGCCGGGCCCGAATGCGTTCGGCCGTGATAAGCGAGGATCAGCTGTGTGTCGTGTGTATCGTGAACCCGAAGGAAGTGATCTGTCTGCCGTGTGGTCACgtgtgcttgtgtgaaaattgtGCACAGAAAATCAGCCTACACTGTCCGGTGTGCCGTGCGGTCATTGAACAAAAGGCAGCGGCTTTTATTTCGTAA
- the LOC126562478 gene encoding major royal jelly protein 2-like, with translation MGCHRTVGQLLALLFVLVTVLGSHEEHEYCDKVYRINGNSIDFPCDSTKNIYISTHRYMAKNVMPLRFQYDGNRVIIALPRLRAGVPTTLGQIDLNRPSCYAHIKPFPCWAYQEEGNCNSLQSVIDLYIDVKRILWVLDHGITNFLEQPIKRCPPKVYAFTLNNDKTVKTIDLSEIVKSSSRLQYLVTDYNELGHPFVYVSDGDGAIIVIDVNNNKLFRVVLPRAISAGCGDSDVLYLLLIPKPKGQSVVIFSYLCGQKVYSIKSEHLRSGKGSSAIVEMGTKRKHSVLLGTDGGKGVVLRYRSEAELYLWDTDQPYRECNFELIQNADECRLSTHVSVGKNEHLLSMSSNLSDFLNNTCGVGGASSRLKYVCKECDDDCY, from the exons ATGGGTTGCCACCGTACGGTAGGGCAACTGTTGGCCCTTCTCTTCGTTCTAGTAACGGTGCTGGGGAGTCACGAGGAGCATGAGTACTGTGACAAAGTTTACCGAATTAATGGcaattcgatcgattttcccTGCGATTCTACGAAAAATATCTACATCTCGACTCACCGCTACATGGCAAAAAATGTGATGCCGTTACGGTTTCAGTACGATGGTAACCGGGTGATAATAGCGCTGCCAAGGTTGCGTGCCGGCGTACCGACTACACTGGGCCAGATTGATTTGAATCGACCGAGCTGTTACGCCCACATTAAGCCGTTCCCGTGCTGGGCCTACCAGGAGGAGGGTAACTGCAATTCGCTCCAGTCCGTCATCGATCTTTACATCGATGTTAAG CGCATTTTGTGGGTACTTGATCACGGAATTACCAACTTCCTGGAACAACCGATCAAGCGTTGCCCGCCAAAGGTATACGCCTTCACCCTCAACAACGACAAAACGGTCAAAACTATCGATCTGTCAGAAATTGTAAAATCTAGCTCGCGTCTCCAATATCTCGTTACGGATTACAACGAATTGGGACATCCGTTTGT ATACGTTTCCGACGGAGATGGCGCAATCATTGTGATCGATgtgaacaacaacaagctGTTCCGCGTGGTGCTTCCGCGCGCCATCTCGGCCGGCTGCGGTGACTCGGACGTACTCTATCTGCTGCTCATCCCGAAACCGAAGGGCCAAAGCGTGGTCATCTTTAGTTACCTTTGCGGACAGAAGGTGTACTCGATCAAGTCGGAACATCTGCGCAGCGGTAAGGGATCGAGTGCGATCGTTGAGATGGGTACGAAGAGAAAGCACTCGGTACTGCTGGGAACAGACGGGGGCAAGGGTGTGGTGCTGCGGTATCGTAGCGAAGCGGAACTCTACCTTTGGGACACCGATCAACCGTACAGGGAGTGTAACTTTGAGCTGATACAGAATGCGGACGAATGTCGACTGTCGACGCACGTTAGCGTGGGCAAGAACGAGCATTTGCTTTCGATGTCGTCCAACTTGAGCGATTTCCTTAACAATAcgtgtggtgttggtggagcTTCGAGCCGATTGAAATACGTTTGCAAGGAGTGTGATGACGATTGCTACTAA
- the LOC126563286 gene encoding ribonuclease P/MRP protein subunit POP5: protein MVRIKERYILVQVRCNDKPADESVAISSTTMYHQLCGQVERYYGEFGIASMLHLRVVYFNDKTHLCIIQSRHGPHRFITSILPLITTAGTQMARYRILYVGATVKQCQKFIIKYQQRYINKTIGNYRGEMQKQQLIADVTKMAKL, encoded by the exons ATGGTTCGAATTAAAGAAAG GTACATTTTGGTGCAAGTGCGATGCAACGACAAACCAGCCGACGAATCTGTGGCCATCTCATCCACTACCATGTACCATCAGCTCTGCGGACAGGTGGAACGATATTACGGCGAGTTTGGAATAGCGAGTATGTTGCACCTGCGCGTAGTTTATTTTAATGACAAAACGCACCTTTGCATAATACAATCGAGGCACGGACCGCATCGGTTTATCACCAGCATTTTACCTTTAATTACTACC GCCGGCACACAGATGGCCCGATATCGCATCCTCTACGTGGGAGCTACTGTGAAGCAGTGTCagaaatttattataaaatatcagcAGCGTTACATTAACAAAACTATCGGCAACTATCGGGGGGAGATGCAGAAACAGCAGTTGATTGCCGATGTGACCAAAATGGCGAAACTGTAA
- the LOC126562439 gene encoding uncharacterized protein LOC126562439, protein MRSTVNIGLVPIILVLIAYCSGAIADKGSCNSSDNCTRTIYTWEGGRIVWPCPTTKRLITSTGKYTPRDLIAMRCQRAGKHTLCVFPRYKSSNPITLSKVYATKKGCDVKFEPFPCWNEQEEGNCNALQSAIDLYSDGDYVWVLDSGVTQSHRAPLQRCPPKVVVYCSKTGKKLKTINLARFVTEKSRLQYIQVECLKGGRCYVYVSDPGNNAIIVYDVYNGRGYRVILPKAVHMGCRYRDMLYIFLSKHKDGTRLYFTYLGGHRLFAIKTEHLRKGHGGNIIDIGEKPHVPVFLGTDGGPGVFFREEGESNIYYWNTNSCYKKTNFKLVYKSVLGLYATHVFPDLNLNRLLVLESDFPSYVKDHAGCGTLHQISILDGSCKCHGGS, encoded by the exons ATGAGGTCCACAGTAAATATCGGCTTGGTGCCGATCATTCTCGTGCTGATCGCCTACTGCTCCGGAGCAATCGCCGACAAAGGTTCCTGCAACTCGTCGGATAACTGCACCCGGACGATTTACACCTGGGAAGGTGGACGTATTGTGTGGCCATGTCCCACCACCAAACGGCTCATTACCAGCACCGGCAAGTACACGCCGCGTGATCTGATCGCGATGCGTTGCCAGCGTGCCGGCAAACACACGCTGTGCGTTTTCCCGCGCTACAAAAGCAGTAATCCGATCACGCTGAGCAAGGTGTACGCCACCAAGAAGGGTTGTGACGTCAAGTTCGAACCGTTCCCGTGCTGGAACGAGCAGGAGGAAGGCAACTGCAATGCGCTCCAGTCCGCCATCGATCTGTACAGCGACGGAGACTACGTGTGGGTGCTGGACAGTGGCGTAACGCAATCGCATCGTGCACCGTTGCAACGATGCCCGCCAAAGGTGGTGGTATATTGTAGCAAAACTGGCAAAAAGCTAAAAACGATTAATCTGGCCCGATTTGTGACGGAAAAATCGCGCCTCCAGTACATCCAGGTGGAGTGTCTGAAGGGTGGCCGATGCTACGTGTACGTGAGCGATCCGGGCAATAATGCGATCATCGTATACGATGTGTATAACGGGCGTGGCTATCGGGTGATTCTGCCGAAGGCAGTCCATATGGGTTGTCGCTATCGAGACATGCTGTACATCTTCCTATCGAAGCACAAGGACGGTACGCGGCTTTACTTTACGTATCTTGGCGGTCATCGTCTCTTTGCGATCAAGACGGAACATCTGCGTAAGGGACATGGTGGCAACATTATAG ACATTGGTGAGAAACCACACGTACCGGTGTTCCTCGGAACGGACGGTGGTCCCGGTGTGTTCTTCCGGGAGGAAGGTGAATCGAACATCTACTACTGGAACACCAACAGTTGCTACAAAAAGACCAACTTTAAGCTGGTGTACAAGAGCGTGCTCGGCCTGTACGCAACCCACGTGTTCCCAGATCTCAATCTTAACCGTCTCCTGGTGCTGGAAAGCGATTTCCCAAGCTACGTGAAGGATCATGCTGGCTGTGGTACGCTCCATCAAATTTCCATCCTCGATGGAAGCTGCAAGTGTCATGGAGGTTCGTAA
- the LOC126563609 gene encoding FGGY carbohydrate kinase domain-containing protein: MASPAYLVGVDVGTGSARAALVTSKGEVVQTCVRPIRTWNTQPNYYEQSSDDIWTAVCECVKNVTTGYAKDLVKGIGFDATCSLVVLDVEMQPLTVSPSSQDNQRNIILWMDHRAEEEARFINGTHHKMLNYVGGTISLEMEVPKLLWLKRHMHGEVWTKVGAFFDLPDYLTFRATGVDHRSICSAVCKWNYDAENRRWSEDFLQAVGLGEDLRGDSWKLIGRQVLTPGTPIEGGLSPKAAQELGLNPGTAVASSMIDAHAGALALLGCQSPDGSGDARKLTSKLAIICGTSSCHMSLTKDPVLAPGIWGPYKHAIIPDLYLNEAGQSATGVLMDYMLETHPSYEQLQKDHGSNGKIYAFLNGFLQELAKKQGVDSLHRLTIDLHIWPDFHGNRSPLADPNLKGMISGLTMTKDVQSLALIYLALMQALAYGTRHILQVLETSGREPITSILLCGGLSKNTLFVQTHADICSVPVLLPSEPEAVLLGSAMMGAYAAGLYNSLETAAAGMGGSATVMKPDLSDSNRDYHERKYHVFQRMYLDQRGYERIMKG; this comes from the exons ATGGCCAGTCCAGCTTATCTGGTTGGGGTTGATGTGGGCACGGGCAGTGCTAGGGCCGCTCTCGTAACCAGCAAAGGTGAAGTGGTCCAGACCTGCGTACGGCCCATCCGGACCTGGAACACTCAGCCCAATTATTACGAACAATCGTCGGACGATATTTGGACAGCGGTTTGCGAGTGTGTCAAG AATGTTACAACGGGTTACGCGAAAGATCTCGTCAAAGGAATTGGTTTCGATGCGACCTGCTCCCTCGTGGTCCTTGATGTGGAAATGCAACCACTAACGGTTAGCCCATCGTCACAGGATAACCAACGCAACATCATTCTCTGGATGGATCACCGTGCAGAGGAGGAAGCACGCTTCATAAACGGGACACACCACAAAATGCTCAACTACGTCGGTGGCACTATATCGCTCGAGATGGAAGTGCCAAAGTTGTTGTGGCTTAAGCGTCACATGCACGGCGAAGTGTGGACCAAAGTCGGTGCGTTTTTCGATCTACCCGATTACTTAACGTTCCGTGCAACGGGCGTCGATCATCGTTCGATTTGTTCCGCCGTTTGTAAGTGGAACTATGATGCGGAGAATCGAAGATGGTCGGAAGATTTCCTACAGGCGGTTGGATTGGGTGAAGATTTGCGTGGTGACAGTTGGAAACTTATCGGCCGGCAAGTACTAACACCTGGGACACCAATCGAAGGTGGACTTTCGCCAAAAGCCGCCCAAGAACTTGGCTTGAATCCTGGCACAGCAGTTGCTAGTTCGATGATAGACGCGCATGCTGGTGCGCTGGCATTACTCGGATGTCAGAGTCCCGATGGTTCTGGAGATGCGCGTAAGCTAACCTCGAAGTTGGCCATCATATGTGGAACATCCTCTTGCCATATGAGCCTCACCAAGGACCCGGTATTAGCGCCAGGAATATGGGGACCGTACAAGCATGCCATCATACCGGATCTGTACCTGAACGAGGCGGGCCAGAGTGCTACGGGTGTGTTGATGGATTACATGCTCGAAACACATCCGTCTTACGAACAGTTGCAGAAGGACCATGGCTCTAATGGGAAGATTTATGCCTTTCTTAACGGATTCTTGCAAGAATTGGCTAAGAAGCAGGGTGTAGATTCACTTCACCGACTTACGATCGATCTGCACATATGGCCAGACTTCCATGGTAATCGATCTCCACTGGCTGATCCCAATCTTAAGGGAATGATATCCGGGCTGACAATGACAAAGGACGTTCAAAGCCTAGCCTTGATCTATCTGGCGCTCATGCAAGCGCTAGCG TACGGTACGCGTCACATTCTACAAGTGCTGGAGACATCGGGACGTGAGCCTATTACTTCGATACTGCTTTGCGGTGGACTTAGCAAAAATACTCTTTTTGTTCAAACACATGCGGACATTTGTTCCGTGCCGGTTTTGCTTCCCAGTGAACCGGAAGCGGTCCTGTTGGGGTCCGCTATGATGGGAGCTTACGCGGCCGGTCTTTACAATAGCTTGGAG ACGGCAGCAGCGGGCATGGGTGGAAGTGCAACCGTGATGAAGCCAGACTTGAGCGACAGTAATCGTGACTACCACGAGCGAAAGTATCACGTTTTCCAGCGGATGTACCTCGACCAGCGTGGCTACGAACGTATAATGAAAGGATAA
- the LOC126562871 gene encoding ubiquitin-conjugating enzyme E2 J2 — MTNQKQTATCRLKQDYMRLKRDPVPYITAEPLPSNILEWHYVIKGPEDSLYYGGYYHGTLLFTKEFPFKPPSIYMITPNGRFKTNKRLCLSISDFHPDTWNPAWSVATILTGLLSFMLETTPTMGSCETTPYEKRRYAQQSLEFNMKNEVFQELFPEICEEITERLQTIEEQRKQAAATAAEEGSGGKEAATGESETADGSVFVAGRSGGGGDDSNIWHSLYTNLIVLVGFVVFALIVHYVIKSMNI; from the exons atgacgaaccaAAAACAGACTGCCACTTGCCGGCTAAAACAGGACTATATGCGACTGAAGCGAGATCCAG TACCGTACATAACAGCCGAACCGCTGCCTTCGAACATCCTCGAATGGCACTACGTAATCAAGGGTCCGGAAGATTCGCTATACTACGGTGGCTACTACCACGGGACGTTGCTTTTCACCAAGGAGTTCCCCTTCAAGCCACCCTCCATCTACATGATCACCCCTAACGGACGCttcaaaaccaacaaacggCTCTGTTTAAGCATATCGGACTTCCATCCGGACACCTGGAACCCGGCCTGGTCCGTCGCCACCATCCTGACCGGCCTGCTAAGCTTCATGCTCGAAACGACCCCGACGATGGGCTCGTGCGAAACGACCCCGTACGAAAAGCGACGCTATGCCCAACAGTCGCTCGAGTTTAACATGAAAAATGAAGTGTTCCAAGAGCTGTTCCCCGAGATTTGTGAGGAAATTACCGAAAGGTTGCAAACGATTGAGGAACAACGGAAGCAGGCGGCTGCCACCGCTGCCGAAGAGGGTAGCGGAGGTAAGGAAGCGGCCACGGGTGAATCGGAAACGGCGGACGGAAGCGTATTCGTTGCCGGGCGgtcgggtggtggtggagacGATAGTAACATTTGGCATTCGCTTTACACCAACCTGATAGTGCTGGTAGGATTCGTAGTGTTTGCGCTCATAGTGCATTATGTTATTAAAAGCATGAACATTTAA
- the LOC126562796 gene encoding 60S ribosomal protein L7a yields MVTKKPVKKKVVPKQKVAPAPLAKPKKVEVKKVVNPLFEKRVKNYGIGQNVQPKRDLSRFVRWPKYIRIQRHRAILQKRLKIPPPINQFTQTVDKPTAQQVMKLLEKYRPENPTARVQRLKAKAEAKAAGKDEAPSKRANQVRQGVNTVVKLVEQKKAQLVVIAHDVDPIELVVYLPALCRKMGVPYCIIKGKSRLGTLVYRKTCTCVALTQVENADKPNLAKLVETIKANFNDRFDDIRRHWGGGLLGPKSMARLAKLEKAKKREMLQKN; encoded by the coding sequence CGAAAAAAGTTGAGGTTAAGAAGGTGGTGAACCCGTTGTTCGAGAAACGTGTTAAGAACTACGGCATCGGCCAAAATGTGCAGCCCAAGCGTGACCTGAGCCGGTTCGTGCGCTGGCCAAAGTACATTCGCATCCAGCGTCACCGGGCCATCCTCCAGAAGCGTCTGAAGATTCCGCCGCCGATTAACCAGTTCACGCAAACGGTCGACAAACCGACGGCCCAGCAGGTGATGAAGCTGCTGGAGAAGTACCGTCCGGAGAACCCAACCGCTCGCGTCCAGCGTCTGAAGGCGAAGGCGGAAGCGAAGGCAGCCGGCAAGGACGAAGCACCGTCGAAGCGTGCGAACCAGGTGCGCCAGGGTGTGAACACCGTGGTGAAGCTGGTGGAGCAGAAGAAGGCTCAGCTGGTCGTGATTGCGCACGACGTGGATCCGATTGAGCTGGTCGTCTATCTGCCGGCACTGTGCCGTAAGATGGGTGTGCCGTACTGCATCATCAAGGGCAAGTCGCGGCTGGGTACGTTGGTGTACCGCAAGACGTGCACCTGTGTTGCGCTGACCCAGGTCGAGAACGCGGACAAGCCCAACCTGGCCAAGCTAGTTGAAACGATCAAGGCCAACTTCAACGATCGGTTCGATGACATCCGTCGTCACTGGGGCGGTGGTTTGCTCGGTCCGAAGAGTATGGCACGTCTGGCCAAGCTCGAAAAGGCCAAGAAGCGTGAGATGCTGCAGAAGAACTAG